The stretch of DNA acgtaactgtcagaaacCAAAAGTCGCGAGAATCACGTCGGTTCCCAAGATCCGTGTTCTTTCAAACAAGTCGACTACGCACCCGAGTTGAATACTTGAACCCaaactttaaagaaaatttgggctcaagtaggggcactgttcataccctggcccaatacaaaggcccaggtccaatcaaaaggcctaatctaaaggattagagcctagctaagtactggccttcacataagaagtcggtatcaaccacgacttggtcagaagaggtcggatgaaagattagctggcagataaacactcattcaaatgagtaaccgcccctaaaatctctctaaccgcctcataaagccatatcttaacctccccaagataatagggacggttaccaccctaaagatacggcactacaccaacggtggttattggctcatctctataaatacactgacactccctcaggtatctctaagtccaatactctctaagACCTGCTtgcactcttgctaacttaggcatcggagtatctttgcaggtaccaccccccattctcacgcgagcacaagtcggacggagcctcccgagttgcgGACCTACCCGGAGTTCTCCTCCATCACCCACTTGGGCCGCCAAACGCCATCCATattattaatctccggttacccaccgtaacaattttattttatatttggtaaATCAAAAAACTCATAAATTTGTacttgtaatttttaaaaattgggaatacttttgaaaatatctcagcaaaaatttttaaaattaacttattcttatcaaaattaaaaagtttaatataacttcattcattaattaatattcataattaattcttatattaaagattattataatatttttaaattttaaaaataattttaccaaATGTATTATTACTtgtgattattaaaaattatttttaatttaatttatcaaacagaAATACTACCATTTTTTAAAagctaacttttaaaaattaatttttataagatacttttaaaaaataaaaatgtcaccAAACTATATTTAAAACTAATAAATCACTTTATACACCAacgatttatttatttatttatttttgtttacaataaacacaatttttttgtaACAAGCATTGACTTCTCACTACCACAATCAACTGAATTCCAAAACCAAACGGCAAACCAGGAAAACCAACTAAACCCAATCAAAATGCCTTCACCTCCCTCATCCTTCGCAACCATTTCTCGTAACCGCACTGTCTTCTCTAGAAAATGGACCAACAAGGAATACGCAATCGCATTCACAAGCTTCTCCTTCACACTcatcctcttctctctcactcgCCGCCCAAACCTCCAAGAACCTTCTAGAGTCTCTTCCTCCAATCACCTTGTTCCCTTGACCCTCCTCTCAAATGCCACCCAAAGAGGCGCACGTTCGTAACGTTAACGTTCCCACATCTTAGAATTACAACGCGTTCAACTTTCTCTCTTCATTGCGTAACTCGAATTTTTATTGTATTGCTTGTCCAGTTTGCTTGGATGGGAGTGCCCCTGGGTACCACTTTCAGAAGGGATTCGGGTCCGGATATCAAAATTGGCTACTTCACATTGaggtttcttatttttatttcttttcattttaagAATTGCAATTGTAATTAGTATTGTTTTATCtctgtttttttctttatgaattttgtttctctaaaaaaaaaaaggaatgctGATGTTGGTTCTGGCTGATTTTCAATTGTGGGGTTCAGGGAGGTGGGTGGTGTGATTCGGTAGCTTCGTGTTATCAGCGAAAAATGACTGCGTTGGGTTCGTCCAAGCACATGGAAACAGAGGTTCCTTTCTCTGGAATATTAAGCTCTGACCCTTCTCAAAATCCTTGTAAGTTTTTCTATACTTTCAAGTAGTAGCATTTCAGTACTTCAGTCGCACTATGATAACTTCGTACTGTTACTGATTACTAATGTACAAATATCCTGATGTTTCTATATGGATACGGTGATGGTGATTATGGATACGGTGGCTAAAAAATTGTAACAACACTTTTTAAGTGTTGCTAAAATTAAAGtcacatttatttttatattttggtaacacttttattttttaaaaaatattgttcaaTAGTAAAAAAATGTTAGTTTAATTATAGCAATACTCTTTCTGAGTGTTGGTAAAGTTCTATACCCACTGTAGTCACCGTAACTACAAGCACCATAGCAtgcatcatatatatatttgttttagttttgtAGTATTTGCAAGTTTTTATTAATAAgggattttaatttttctgaaCAATGTAAAACTCTTCTATGCTAACATCAAATCAGGTTTACCACGAACATAGAAGTGGTTTTTGTCCATGTCTTCGGGAACACCTGATCGGAATTCGGTGTTGCTGTGTATGTGCATAGAAATTAAACTCATATAGGGATCATAAGCGTCCGTTAAAGTTGTGTTCTTGTTTTGAGATTTGATATTAATATAGGGCCTGTGGAGTATAGTAGGGAAAATATGGCCGTGGTTGCTGGATTTAGAGATTTTACCTCAAACCTGGCTTATTGTGTTTTAGGCTAtggattttttatatttttaataagtgATGTTACTTAGTTTGATGTGTCAAATTTATTCAGATTTCTTTAACTGGAACAAGGTGAGGGTACGCTATTGTGATGGTGCATCTTTTGCTGGCCACCAAGAAAGTGAGATTAAGGTTGACCTTTTCTTTTTTGACTTTAGGGGCTTTAGGTTTCCTTGGTATTAGTTGATGTTACCTCTTAACCCTCTTGCATATCAAGTTAAGAAACTCATGTATTCgttttgtgaaaaaataaattataatatattgtaGGATGGAAATGGGTTGTTCTTCAGAGGCCAGATCATTTGGGAAGCTATTATGGATGAACTCTTATCAATTGGCATGTCTAAAGCAAAACAGGTGATACTTTCATTATGTGCCAGTTGGTGATTTGTTCTGCAGTTATTATCCTTAGTGGATGTTCACTTGAAAAGATTATCTATATCTGATGTGTGTGAAACATTTTAATACCTGGTATTATGCAAGTCTATGTAAGGAAAACAAAATGGGGCAATGGGCCCTGTGATAGccattacaatttttttttcttaattttttattttattttacttttttgtgtgtatttttttCCCCGGGCCGGGGGGGGGGGTGCGGAGAGGGGCTTTCAATCACATGCTCCATACCTGTTTTACTCTTGTTGGTTTCCAAGGAGTTCCCATGTGATTGGACATCAGAAATATAACAGGAGGCGAGCTTTGACAAAATTGTATGATCCCGCCCTATCATTTAAGGGGTACTAAAATCAATGCCTCAATCATCAAAATCTTGTTTAGAAATCAAGATGGGATGAACACTATTTAGATATCCCCCTGTTTTTGGTCATGAAGGTGTTACTGGCCCTACTGAAACTGGTCTGTCTGTACTAACCATTCCAATACCTTTCCTGGCTTGGTCAAGAATCACAATAGTCAGTAATAGTGTTCTTTAACTTTTTGTACCTTTCAGTTTGCTATCAAGTCTCATCACAGTGAAAGTTATATCTTGTCATATTTCTGTTGGGTTATAATTGTAGgaaattttgttttttccaACTATTGGTTGAGTTGCTTGATAGGAGACAGTTGTTGTAAGTGATAATTAAACTGACTTGGAGATAGACTGTATCTATATTATCATATCAAATAATTTCAATTGACTAATTAATAATCCTAGTATGAAATTGTACAGATGGTAATGTGGAAGCTTAGATTATTTTATTGCTGTTTCAAGTGAGGGAAAAAAATGCAGTTTAAATGTTCATTTGTCTTCTATTAGACATTTAGATGCAATTTGCCCCAGAGAATATGCTTTGGCATAAACAGTTGTTGGTGAGTTTTGATGCATCAGACTTGCCCTATAACCTTCTATGTATTATGATAAATAGGCTACTTTTGCAGGCACTGCTTTCAGGATG from Arachis duranensis cultivar V14167 chromosome 4, aradu.V14167.gnm2.J7QH, whole genome shotgun sequence encodes:
- the LOC107484718 gene encoding pectin acetylesterase 5 isoform X2 yields the protein MPSPPSSFATISRNRTVFSRKWTNKEYAIAFTSFSFTLILFSLTRRPNLQEPSRVSSSNHLVPLTLLSNATQRGALCLDGSAPGYHFQKGFGSGYQNWLLHIEGGGWCDSVASCYQRKMTALGSSKHMETEVPFSGILSSDPSQNPYFFNWNKVRVRYCDGASFAGHQESEIKDGNGLFFRGQIIWEAIMDELLSIGMSKAKQALLSGCSAGGLATLIHCDDFRKYFSKDINVKCLADAGFFLDEEDVLRNRTMRSFYHDVVQLQIQNILVPHGSDPHGYWKSCRLNIPNCNADQFDVLHGFRKSLLKRLDEFQQRKEIGMFINSCFIHCQTGMGETWHSHNSPKINDKTIAETVADWYFDRKVLKLIDCPYPCNPTCRNMDFTRK